The genomic DNA CAGACCGCCACGGGCGCCCGGATCGCCGGATGCGGGTGGTAGTCGACCACTTCGATGTCGTCGTATCCGAACGCGAACAGGTCGGTCACGTCCGGATTGAGCCGCAGGCGCGGCAGTGGCAGCGGCTCACGGGAGAGCTGCTCGCGTGCCTGTTCGTAATGGTTCGAATACAGGTGCGCGTCGCCCAGGGTATGCACGAAGTCACCGACGCCCAGCCCGGTCACCTGCGCGACCATGTGCGTGAGCAGTGCATAGCTTGCGATGTTGAACGGCACGCCGAGGAAGATGTCGCCGCTGCGCTGGTAGAGCTGGCAGCTGAGCTTCCCATCCACCACGTAGAACTGGAACAGCGCATGGCAGGGTTGCAGCGCCATCGCCGGCAGGTCGGCAACGTTCCAGGCACTGACCACCAGCCTGCGCGAATCCGGGTTGCGGCGGATCTCGTCGACCACCCAGCGGATCTGGTCGATCTCGCCACCGCGGCCATCGTCCCAGCGCCGCCACTGCTTGCCATACACCGGGCCGAGCTCGCCATCGGCATCGGCCCATTCGTCCCAGATGCCGACCCGGTTGTCGCGCAGGTAACCGATGTTGGTCTCGCCCTTCAGGAACCACAGCAGCTCATGGATGATCGAGCGCAGGTGCAGCTTCTTGGTGGTGACCAGCGGGAACCCCGCGTTGAGGTCGAACCGCATCTGCCAGCCGAACACGCTGCGCGTGCCGGTGCCGGTGCGGTCCGACTTCTCAGCACCGTGCTCGAGCACATGCCGCAGCAGATCGAGATAGGCGCGCATGTCAGCGCGTCCCCGCTGGCGCGGGTGCCGGCTGCGGTTCGAGCACCGGCGCCGTGCGTGACCTCCAGAACAGGAACAGGCCGAGCGCGATCAGCGGCAGGCTCAGCACCTGGCCCATCGTCAACCAGCCGAACGCGAGGTAGCCCAGCTGCGCATCCGGCTCGCGGACGAACTCGACGATGAAGCGGAACACGCCATAGCCCAGCGCGAAGCTGCCCGACACCGCGAAACGACGGCGCGGCTTCATCGAATAGATCCACACGATCGCGAACAGCACCACGCCCTCGAGGACGGCCTGGTAGAGCTGCGACGGGTGTCGCGCGTAGGTGTCGAGTGCACCACTGGCATGCAGCGCCCGCAGTGACTCGAGGTCCATGCTCCAGAACGGCTGCGGCAGTGACTTCGGAAACACCACGCCCCAGCTGCCATCGGTCTGCCGGCCCCAGAGCTCGCCACCGATCCAGTTGCCGATGCGACCCACGCCCAGCCCCAGCGGCACCAGCGGCGCACCGAAATCCATCACGTCGAAGAAGTGCAGCCGCTGCCGGCGTGCCCACAGCCACGCCGCCAGCAGCACGCCCAGCAGGCCGCCGTGGAAACTCATGCCGCCTTCCCAGGGCCGCAGCAGCATCGACGGGTCGGCGATGAAATCACCGAACGCATAGAACAGCACATAGCCGACGCGCCCACCGAGGATCACGCCGAACATGCAGTAGAACAGCAGGTCGCCGAAGGCGTTGTAGTCGACACCGGGCAGCCGGCTGGCACGGATCCGCGCGCGCCCCAGCAGCCACGCGCTGGCGAAGGCGACCAGGTACATCAGCCCGTACCAGTGCACCTGCGGGTGGAACTGGCGGCCGAACAGCTCGAACGCCGGCAGCGAGAAGGCCACGGGATCGATCTGGTGCAGGATCGTCATCGGACTGCGCCTCCTGGGCTCATGCGTACGCGACCGGCGACGCCGGCCGCGGAATCATCACCACCGTCAACGCGGCATCGGATGGCGCGGCTCGTCGACCGGCGGCACCACCCGGCCCTGGTTGCGCATGGTGTTGCGCTTGGCCCACAGGTTGAGGATCTCGACGAACGCCGAGAAGCCCATCGCACCGTAGATATAGCCCTTCGGGATATGCAGGCCGAAACCGTCGAAGGTGAGGTACACGCCGATCAGCACGATGAAGGCAAGCGCCAGCATCTTCACCGTCGGGTTGGCATCGATGAAGCGACCCAGCGGCTGCGCGGCCAGCAGCATCACCGCCACCGCGATCAGGATCGCCGCCACCATCACCGGCACGTAGTCGCCGGCCATGCCCACCGCCGCGATCACCGAATCCAGCGAGAACACGATGTCGATCACCGCGATCTGCGCGATCACCGAGCCGAACGAGGCCGTTGCCGCGCCCGCCGCGCTCACATCGCCGTGCTCCTCGCCCTTGAGCTGCTCGCGGATCTCCATCGCGCCCTTCACGATGAGGAACAGGCCGCCGAGGATCAGGATCAGGTCGCGTACCGAGACGCCGCGCCCGAACAGTTCGAACAGCGGATCGGTCAACCGCGCCAGCCACGCCAGCGTCAGCAGCAGGCCCACGCGGGTGATGCAGGCCACCGCGATACCGAACTTGCGTGCGAACTCCCGCCGCTCGATCGGCAGCTTGCCTACGGCGATCGAAATGAACACCAGGTTGTCGATGCCGAGCACGATCTCGATCGCGGCCAGCGTCACCAGCAGGATCCACACCTGCGGGTCGGTCAACAGTTCCATCATCGTCTTGGTCGCCTCAGTCGATCCGGCCGGGGCCGGTCAGAACCAGCGCGGGAGCAGGATCAGCCCCCACACCAGCAGTACGTTCAGCATCGCCACGAACACCGCGGCCGATCCCATGTCCTTGGCCCGCCCGGCCAGCGCGTGCCACTCCCCGCCGAAGCGCTCGATCACCGCCTCGATCGCGGAGTTCAGCAGCTCCACCGTGAGCACCAGCAGGCAGCTTCCCAGCAGCAGCGCGCGCTCCACCCCGTCGGCGCCCAGCCAGATCGCGAGCGGAGCCAGCACCACCAGCAGGCACACTTCCAGCCGGAACGACGATTCGTGCAGCCACGCCGCGCGCAGGCCCTGCACCGACCATACCGTCGCCTTCCACATCCTTGCCGGGCCGCGCGGCCAGTGTCCGGTGCCGTCCATCGCTCACGCGGGATCCCGCGGCGCCGGGCCGGTGGGAACGGACCGCGTGCCGCGACGGCGCGCGGACAATACGGAAAACGCGGCAGTCATGGACATCGGATCGCGGGCACTGTGACGGGCCGGAAGCCCGACATTCTGCCACAGCGGATACACACGCCGTCAGCGTGGCGGCCCCGGGTTTGCATCGCGCCCACCGCCCTGCTTGACTGGCCATCCACCCGCGATGCGATGCCGCCGATGCCGTTCACGCTCCGCCTGCTCCGCAGCCTGCTGGCCGCCACCTTGCTGTGCACCGGCATCGCGGGTGCCGGAACGCTCCCGGCTGCGGCGACGCCCGGGGCACTGCCGCTGGATCCGGTGTCGTCACCGGCCTGGATCGAGGACATGGCGCGTTTCGCCGCCGAAGATGCCGCGCGGCCGCCGCCGATGCGACCGGTGGTGTTCACCGGCAGCTCGTCGGTGCGGATGTGGCCTGACCTGGAGCGCGCGTTCGGCGACCTGCCGGTGCTCAACCGCGGCTTCGGCGGTTCGCAGTTCCGCGATGCCGTGCATTACGCCGACGAGATCGCGATCCGCTACCGGCCGCGCCGCGTGCTGATCTATTCCGGCGACAACGACCTGATGTCCGGGCGCAACCCCGCACAGGTCGCCGCCGATGCGCGCCGCTTCGCCGCCCGCATCCATCGCGAGTTGCCCGGAACGCCGGTCGCCTTCATCGCGATCAAGCCCAGTCCGTTCAACGCGCACCGGCTCGGGCAGCAGCGCGAGGCGAACGCACTGATCGCCGACTGGGCCCGGCGCCAGCCGGATGTCGACTACATCGACGTGTTCACCCCGATGCTCGATGCCGACGGCCGCCCACGTGCCGAGCTGTTCCTGGCCGACGGGCTGCACCTCAATGCGCAGGGCTATGCACTGTGGCGCCGGCTTGTCGGCGCGTACCTCGGCCGGTGATGCGCACGGGTGATGGTCGGGATCCCGGACACGTGCAGCCTCGGCACACCTGCGGATTCGCCTGCTGAAATTCCAACCGGAGTTGCCACCATGTCCAATACGTTCGCCCAGACCACGCCGGTGGCCCTGCTGCCTGACGACCCCGACCATGCGGCCATCGCCGATGCGGCGGCCGCACCGGTGCTCGCAGCCACCGACCAGCGCGCGACGGTGCGCATCGAGCGCGTGGACACCCTCGGCCCATGGGCGTTCGTGCAGGGACGCCTCGAGGCGCCGGGTGGCGGCCGGCCGGACTACGCCGGCACTACGTTCGCGGAGCGCGCCGCGCAGGGCGGCATGTCCGATCTGCACGTCGCGCTGCTGCGCCGCGACGAGGACAGCGACGCATGGATGCTGGTGGACCACGCCATCGGCCCGGGCGATGTCGCCTGGCTCACCTGGCCGACCACGCACGCCGCGCCGCGCCAGCTGTTCGGGTTCTGAGCGCTGACGGCGATACGTCGCAACGGTCGGCAACGCCGCAACACGACGATACGCCACGGCCACGCTCGTCCGCAGGCCCGACAACGCGAAAGGCCCGGTCAGTGACCGGGCCTTTCTCATGCGCGATGGGGTCAGCGTGGCGGGGTGATGATCTCGTAGCGTCCCGAAGCGCCACCCCAGCTGATGCTCTGGGTGCCGTCGTTGTTGACGTTGTTGGAACCGATGAAGCGCGGTTGCCCGTTCTCGAAGCCGGAAAACAGCACGACATGCGATTGGCCGTCGCGCTGCATCAGCACCACGTCGCCCGGACGCGCGTCCTGCAGGGAAACGGTCTGCCAGCCGTCACCCTTGAGGTTGCTGGCCAGCTGGTCCACCGACGCACTGCCCTGGCTGGCGTCGATCACCCCCGCCTCCTGCAGGCAGGCGGACACGAAGTTCGCGCAGTTCACGTTGTCCGGCACCCAGGTCTGCATGGGCAGCTGGCCGCTGTGCTTGAGCTCGCCGACATGGGTGCCGAGGAACTGCTGCGCGATCGATGCGGCGTTGCCACCGCGGGCCATGGCATCGGTGCCGGCCACGGCCCGGGTGCCGATCGCGGTGGAGGCGCTGTCGGCACCCGCCGCGCCCTCGCCACCGCCCAGCCGCAGCGAGGCGCCGGCGTAGATCACGTCAGGGTTGCTGATGCTAGGGTTCAGCGCCATCAGCGCATCGATGGTGGAGCCGTTGCGCTGGGCGATCTGCGACAGCGTGTCGCCCCAGGCAATGGTGTGGTTTGCGATCGCGGTCATGGCAGGTGTTCCGCTGCAGCGAGGATGCCTGCAGTCTCGGCGCGCGCGGCCCGCGCCCACAAGCCGGGGCCAACCCGGATAGGGTCGACCCGAGGTCGCGGCTGCGGCGTCACTCGTCTCCGAAGATCGCCACGCCGCGTCGCCCGTCGGCGCCGATCCACCCGCGATACATGCCCGGCGTATTGAACGGCAGCGCGATGTTGCCCTGCGCATCGAGCGCGATCACCCCGCCATCCCCGCCCTGCGCCGGGATGACCTCGCCGATGACGTGGCCGGCCGCATCGGCGAGGCTGTCGCCGCGATACGCCACCCGCGCGCAGATGTCGTGCGCGACCGCGTTGCGGATGAAGAACTCGCCCCAGCCGGTTGCCGACACGCCGCAGCGATCATCGGCCCAGGTACCGGCACCGATGATCGGCGCATCGCCGACGCGGCCCCAGCGTTTGTTGGTCATGCCGCCGGTGGACGTGGCCGCGGCGATATGGCCGTGGGCATCGAGCGCGACCGCGCCCACCGTGCCGAAGTAGGCATCGCGCGCGACCGGCACGTCGAGCCCTGCCTGGCGTTGCGCCTCGTTGGCCTGCGCGCGCTGGAGCTGCTCGCGGCGCTGCGGGGTATCGAACCAGTCGTTGGGCACGCGCTCGAGATCGGTGTGGTCGTCGGCGAAGCGCTCGGCGCCATCACCGATCAGCATCACGTGCGGCGACTGTTCCATGACCCGGCGTGCGAGCCGCACCGGGCTGCGCACGGTCGATACCGCCGCCACCGCACCGGCGCGCCGGGTATGACCCTCCATCACCGATGCATCCAGTTCGTGGCGTCCTTCGGCATTGAACACCGCGCCCTTGCCGGCGTTGAAGTGTGGCGACTCCTCCAGCACGCGCACGCTGGCCTCGACCGCATCGAGCGCGGCGCCGCCGCCCGCCAGCACCGCGTGCCCGGCGTCGAGCGCGGCATCAAGCGTCTCGCGTATCGCGCGCTCGGCATCGGCCGACATGGCCTTGCGCTCGATGACACCGGCGCCGCCATGGATCACCAGCGCCGTCGGTTGCGCCTGCGCAAGCGCGGCATCGGGTGCACCCAGCAGAAGTGCGCAGCAGAGCAAAAAGGTTCGCATGTCGATCTCCGTGAAGACCGCTGAAGCATAGCAACGCAAACGTGCCGACTTCCGCGCAATGCGGTGACGCAGCGCGTCAAACGCCATTCCGGCACATGGCGTGCAAACGCTTGCATGAACGGCCAGCGGGTCTGCAGCACAGTTCAGGTCTGTCCGGCATCGCAAACAGCGCAGCCCACGCGCACCAGTGGTTGACAACACCCGACCCGGTCACGGCATCTCGCTCAGGCAACGCGGGGGGATCGGTTCCGTCACGTTCTTCATTGGAGGAAGTCATGCTCAAGCAATGCGTGCTCGTACTCGCACTGTCCGTCGCCCTCTCCGGCACCGCGCTGGCCGGGGAATTGCGCAAGGCCGAACAACCCGTGCCCGGCCAGTACATCGTGGTCTTCCACGAGGATGGCGTCCGCACCAGGCTCGCCGACGCGCACGATGGCGGCATCGACGCCACGGCGAAGGCCGCGCGCGTGGCCGAGGTGGAGAACATGGTGGTGGACATCGCCGCCCGCTTCCCGGTCACCGTGGATGCGGTGTACTCGCATGCATTGCAGGGCATGGCGGTGCGCGCAGACCAGCGCGTGATCCAGAAGCTGCTGCATGACCCGCGCGTGGCCTATATCGAGGAGGACGGCTACGTCGAACTCTCCGCCACGCAGAACAACGCCACCTGGGGCCTGGATCGCGTCGACCAGCGCGACCGCCCGTTGAACGGCACCTACATCTACACACCGACCGCGTCGAACGTACGCGCCTATGTCATCGACTCCGGCATCCGCACCGGCCATACCCAGTTCGGTAGCCGGCTGCTGTCGGGCTACTCGGCGATCAGCGACGGCCGTGGCACCAATGACTGCAATGGCCACGGCACCCATGTCGCAGGCACGATCGGCGGCTCGACCTGGGGCGTGGCCAAGCAGGTGCGGCTGGTCCCGGTACGCGTGTTCGGCTGCACCGGCGGCAGCACCAACTCGACGATCATCGCCGGTATCGACTGGGTGCGCGCCAACCGCGTGCTGCCGGCGGTGGCCAACATGAGCCTGGGCGGCGGCGCATCCACCGCCACCGACAACGCCACCAACAACCTGATCAATAGCGGCGTGACCGTGGTGGTCGCAGCCGGCAACAGCAATGCCAATGCGTGCAACTACTCGCCGGCACGGGTGACCAACGCGGTGACGGTGGGCTCGACCACCTCCACCGACGCGCGCTCGTCGTTCTCCAACTACGGCAGCTGCGTGAACATCTTCGCGCCCGGCTCGTCGATCACCTCGGCATGGTCGACCAGCACCTCGGCCTCCAACACCATCAGCGGCACGTCGATGGCGTCCCCGCACGTGGCCGGTGCGGCGGCGCTGTACCTCACCAACAATCCGTCGGCATCGCCGGCCACGGTGCGCAACTGGCTCTACACCAACGCCACCACCAACCGCCTGAGCGGCATCGGCAGCGGTTCGCCGAACCGGTTGCTGTACACGCGCTAGTCGCGGACGGCGTCGCCCCGTTCCCTCGTCGGCGGGGCGCGCCGGCATCGCAGGGCCGCACCTCCGGGTGCGGCCTTTTCGCTACTGCCGCAGCGCCTCGATCGGATCGAGCTGCGAGGCCTTGCGCGCCGGGTAGTAGCCGAAGAACAGGCCGGTCGCCACCGAGAAGCCCGCGGCCATGCCGATCACGTTGGCATTCAATGCCACCGGCAGCGAGCCCATGCGGCTGACCAGCAACGCGCCGACCACGCCGAGCGCAATGCCGATCGCACCGCCGATCAGCGAGATCAGCATCGCCTCCGCGAGGAACTGCCGGCGCACGTCCGACGGGCCCGCGCCCACCGCCATGCGCAGGCCGATCTCGCGGATCCGCTCGGTCACCGACACCAGCATGATGTTCATGATGCCGATGCCGCCAACCACCAGAGAGATCGTCGCCACCGCGCCCAGGAGCAGCGACATCAGCCGCGTGGTGGCGGTGCGGGTAGCGACGATCTCGGCCATGTTGCGCACGGTGAAGTCGTCCTCGTCGCCGGGGCCGATCCGGTGGCGCTGGCGCAGCAGGGCCTCGAGTTCCGACTGCACGTAGCCGAGGTCGTCTGCATCGTTGACGGTCAGCGCGATCTGCATCACCGCGCGCGGCGGCAGGCCCATCGCGCCCAGCAGGCTGCGCCGGCCGGTGGCCATCGGCACCATGATCACGTCGTCCTGGTCCTGGCCGAAGCCACCCTGGCCCTTCGGCGCCAGCGTGCCGGCCACGGTGAACGGCACGCGGCCCAGGCGGATGGTCTCGCCGACGCCGCTGGCATCGCCGAACAGCTGCCGGCGCACGGTTTCCCCGAGGATCGCCACCTTGCCCGCGCCGGTGTAGTCCTGCGGCTGGAAGCCGTCGCCATCGGCCAGCGTCCAGCCGTTGATGGCGAAGAAGTCAGGCTGCACGCCCTGCCAGCTCGCCGCCCAGTTGTTCTCCGCATACACCGCCTGGGTGTTGCCGCGCAGCGAGCCCGACACGTACTGCACTTCCGGGATCTCTTCGCGGATCGCGTCGACGTCGCCCTCGGTCAGGGTGAAGAAGCTTGACGACGCACCCCGTGCGCCGCCCGGCCCACGGCGCGAGCCGGGCGAGATGTCGAGCCGCTGCGAGCCGAGCCCCGAGACCAGCTTGTCCAGCTCGGCCTGGGTGCCCTGGCCGACCGACACCATCACGATCACCGCGGCGATGCCGATGATCACGCCCAGCGAGGTCAACGTGCTGCGCATCCAGTTGCCACGCAGCGCGTGGATGGCGGTGCGCAGGATGTCGGAGAAGTTCATTGCCCTTCCTCGTGCAGTTCGCCGTCGCGCATGACGAAGGTGCGGTCGGCGTGCGCGGCCACCTCGGCGTCATGGGTGATCAGCACCACGGTATGACCGTCATCGCGCAGGCGCTTGAACAGCGCCAGGATCTCCTCGCCGGTTTTCGAATCCAGCGCACCGGTGGGCTCGTCGGCAAGCAGCACCGGCGGCTCGTTGATCAGCGCGCGGGCGATCGCCACGCGCTGCTGCTGGCCACCGGAGAGTTCGTTGGGCCGATGCCCGGAACGGGCGCCCAGCCCCACCGATTCCAGCGCCGCCTGCGCGCGCTCCACGCGCTCGGCCGGCGGCACCCGCGCATACCCCAGCGGCATCGCCACGTTCTCCAGCGCGGTCATCCGCGGCAGCAGGTGGAAGCCCTGGAAGACGAAGCCGATCTTGTCGCGGCGCAGCTCGGCCAGCGCTTCGGCATCGAGGGTGGCGACGTCGATGCCGTCGCACAGGTACTGCCCGCCGGATGGCGTATCCAGGCAGCCGATGAGGTTCATCAGTGTCGACTTGCCCGAACCCGACGGCCCCATGATCGCAACGAAATCGCCATGCATGATGCGCAGGTCGACGCCGGCCAACGCGATCACCTCGGCTTCGGTGCCGGGCGAATAGACCTTGCCCAGGCCGCGGGTCTCGATCACCGGAACCGCTGCATTCATGGTGCCGCGCGCTCGCCGGTGATGACCAGGTCGCCCTCGGCGAGGTCGCCGGCGATCTCGGTGGCGCTGCCGTCGCTCGCCCCCACGCGCACCATCACCGCGCGCGGCTGGCCGTCGACCAGCCGGTACAGCGGTGCGCGGCGTGCACCGACGATGGCATTGAGCGCGCGGTCCCACCGCGCACGCTGGTTGTCGTCGAGGGTGGCGCGGAACGACGCGAAGTCCTGCTGGTAGCGCTGCATCATGCGCTGGCGGATCTGCGCGGCCATGTCGCCGCCCCCGGACGTGACCACGCGCATGCCGGGCCCGCCGAACATGCCGCCCGCGCCCTGCGCCGGCGCGGCCGCCTGGCGCGCGGCCATGCGTTCGCGGATCGCGGCCAGCGCCTCGTCGAACGCCGACTGCTGCTGCGCGGTGAGCTCCAGCTCCTGCGCGGCCCGGGCGAGGTCGTCGGCAACGCCACTGCCTCCGCCGCCGCGCGGGCCAGAGCCCTGCGACGCGGCCAGCTGCGCATCGCTGGGCTTGTAGCGCAGCGCGGCGTTGGAGACCTTGAGCACGCCATCGCGGCGGCTGACCTCGATCTCGGCATTGACCGTCAGCCCCGGCAGCAGGGTGCGGTCGCTGTTGTCGACGCTGACCACCACCGGGTAGGTGATCACGTTATTGGTATTGGTCGCCGACAGACGCACCTGCGCGACCTCGCCACGGAACTGGCGATCCGGGAAGGCATCGACACTGAAGCTCACGCCCTGTCCGACCTCGACCTGGCCGATGTCGGCCTCGTCGACCTCGAGCTCGATCTGCATCTTCGACAGATCCTCGGCGATGGTGAACAGCTCCGGTGCCTGCAGGCTGGCGGCCACGGTCTGGCCGGGCTCGATATTGCGTACCAGCACCACGCCGTCGACCGGCGAACGGATCACGGTGCGCTCGAGGTTGACCTGGCTGGTGCGCGTGGACGCGGTCTGCTGGGCGATCTGCGCGCGCGCGGCGTCGCGCTGCGCACGCGCCTGGTCGAGCGCGGCACGCGACAGGTCGACATCGGCGCGCGCGACCAGCTGGGTGTCGCCGAGGTCCGACTTGCGCCGGTAGTCGAGCTCGGCATTGCGCAGCGCCGCTTCCGCCTGCGCCAGCGATGCACGTGCGCTCGACACCTGGGCGTTGCCCTGGTCGATCTGCGCCTGGTAGGTGCTCGGATCGATGCGCGCGATCACCTGGCCGGCCTCGACGGTGTCGTTGAAGTCCACCAGCACATCGGTGACCTGGCCGGAGATCTGCGAACCCACGATCACCGTGCTGGTCGCGCTCAGCGTGCCGGTGGCGGAGATCGCCACCCGGATGTCGCCGCGCTCCACCGGCACGGTGCGCCACTGCCCTTCGACCGTCGATGGACGGCTGCCCTGCCACCACCAGACGCCACCGGCGACCAGCGCCAGCGCGAGCACCGCGATCGCGGGCTTGAGGAAGCGCGGGGAACGGCCACGCGAAGGGGTGGCGCGGGAAGACGGCTTGGCTGGGCTCATGGCTGCGAAATGATGGAGATCAGGAAGGAGAACGCGCGCGGGTCGCGCACGTTGACAGGCCGGCGCGCGCGGCGCCAGCGCGCTCGCGCGCAGGCATCAGGTAACGATGGGCGAGACGCAGTTACGCGGCCTGCCTTCGATAGCCGGTGTGGCGCGCAGATCACCGCCAACGGCTCAGCCGTAACGGATGGTCGCCGTGGTGCCTTCGCCCGGCTGGCTTTCCAGGCTCACCGGCCACCCGAAGCGTTCGCCGAGCCGGCGCACGATCGACAGGCCCATGCCCTTGCCGGAGCGGAACGGGTCGGCGCGGTAGAAGGGGTCGTAGACACGCTGGAGCACCTCGGGTGACATGCCGATGCCGGTATCGCGCACCAGCACCCGGTCGTCGAGCACTTCGACCTCGATCGATCCTTCCTCGGTGAAGATGCAGGCATTGCTGAGCAGGTTGCCCAGCATCACCCCGAGCACGCGCGGTGGCGCATCCAGCCGCGGGCGCGTGTGGCCGGTGACGCGCAGCTCCACCGGCTTGCCCTGCAGCAGCGGCTGCACCTTCTCGACTTCTTCCATGACCACGTCATGGACATCGAAGTCCTCGCCCTGCACGGCGATGTCGTCCTCGCGTGCAAGGATCAGGAAGGCGTCGATCACGGCCTCCATGTCCCGGGTGGCGCGGTGGATGCGCTGCAGCGAGCGGTGCGAGCGCTGCGGGATCGCGTCGTCGGCCAGCAGCATGTCGCTGGCGACGCGGATGACCGTCAGCGGCGTGCGCAGCTCGTGGCTGGCATCGCGGGTGAAGTCGCGCTCGCGCTGCACGAACGCCTGCACCCGCGCCGACAGCGTGGTCAGCGCATTGCTGAGCTGGTCGACCTCGCGCCCGACCTCGCCGGGAATGCGCTCGGGAATCAGGCTGCCCGGGTCGGCGGCATCCGGATCCCAGCGCGAGACTTCCTCGGCCAGCCAGCTCACCGGGGCCACCAGCCTGCGCGTGGTGCGGTAGGTGAACCAGCTGAACAGGTGGATCGCGGCGATCCCGCCCAGCATCAGCAGTGCGCCCATCATCCACAGCGTGCGGCGCGCGTAGGTGAGATCCATGCTCAGGACGAGCACGCCCACGTCGCGCCCTTCGACGAGCACGTCGCGGCCTTCGCTCGCCAGGTAATGGTGGCCTGCGGACAGCCGGCGCAACGTCGGCGGCAACCGGTCCGCGGCACCGCGGCGCAGGAAGTAGCCGTGCACGAGGTCGGTCTCGGGCAGCACCGGGTTGGCCGGATCCCGCTCGATGAGCGACCAGTATTCGTCGGCCTGCGCACGCAGGCGCGCATCGACGAGTACCCGCAACACGGTGGAGAACGCGATGGTGACGCCCAGAACGATGACCAGGCTGCCAAGGGCAGCCTGGATCATGAACGCAACGCGGACTTTCCTGGGGATTCCCTGGGGCATCGGATGCTACGGCCGGCCTCAGGCCGGAGACTGCTCGATGTCCGCGATCCGGTACCCAGCGCTCTGGACGGTGTGCAGCAACGGCTTGTCGAACGGCTTGTCGATGGTCTTGCGCAGATTGTAGAGGTGGCTGCGCAGGGTATCGGAATCCGGCAGGCTGTTGCCCCAGATCTCGCGCTCGATCTCCTGCCGGCTGACCACGCGCGGCGACTCGCGCATCAGGATCGTCAGCAGCTTCAGGCCGATCGGCGACAGCTGCAGCTCCTGGCCGGCACGGGTGGCACGCAGGCTGGCCGGATCGAGCACGAGGTCCGCGACCTTGAGCACTTCCGAACCGACCTGGCGACGCTCGCGGCGGATCAGTGCACGCAGGCGCGCTTCCAGTTCCTGGATCGCGAACGGCTTGGTGAGGTAGTCGTCGGCACCCGACCCGAGGCCGGTGAGCTTCTCGTCGAGGGTGTCGCGGGCGGTCAGCATCAGCACCGGCGTGGACTTGCGCGCTTCCTCGCGCAGCCGCTTGCAGACTTCGATGCCGTCCAGGCGCGGCAGCATCAGGTCCAGCACGATGACGTCGTAGCTGTTCTCCGAGGCCAGCCGGTAGCCGTCCAGACCATCGGACGCGTAATCGACCTCGAAGCCCTTGCCTTCGAGATATTCGCCGATCATCTCCGAGATGTTGCGATTGTCTTCGACGATCAGGACCAGACCGCCCGGCTCTTGGCTTGCACGCATGAACAGGACTCCAAAAGGATTTCAGGGGGATGCTTCAGGTTTGTGAAACTACCCGATTCCCCGGTGCAGGCCCCGTGAAGAGCGCCGGCTGCGGACGTAAGCTGATGCGCCTCCGCCTGCCACCCCGATCCCCATGCCCGGCTTCGAACGCGTCGCCCCGATCCTGATGCTGCTGGCCTCGAACGTGTTCATGACGTTCGCCTGGTACGGCCACCTGAAATACCGCTCGGCACCGCTGCTGCTGGCGATCGTCGCCAGCTGGGGCATCGCCTTCTTCGAGTACGCGCTGATGGTGCCGGCCAACCGCATCGGCTACACGGTGTATTCGGCGCCCCAGCTCAAGGGCATGCAGGAGGTCATCACCCTGCTGGTGTTCGCGTGGTTCTCGAGCTGGTATCTCGGGCAGC from Luteimonas sp. YGD11-2 includes the following:
- a CDS encoding S8 family peptidase; translated protein: MLKQCVLVLALSVALSGTALAGELRKAEQPVPGQYIVVFHEDGVRTRLADAHDGGIDATAKAARVAEVENMVVDIAARFPVTVDAVYSHALQGMAVRADQRVIQKLLHDPRVAYIEEDGYVELSATQNNATWGLDRVDQRDRPLNGTYIYTPTASNVRAYVIDSGIRTGHTQFGSRLLSGYSAISDGRGTNDCNGHGTHVAGTIGGSTWGVAKQVRLVPVRVFGCTGGSTNSTIIAGIDWVRANRVLPAVANMSLGGGASTATDNATNNLINSGVTVVVAAGNSNANACNYSPARVTNAVTVGSTTSTDARSSFSNYGSCVNIFAPGSSITSAWSTSTSASNTISGTSMASPHVAGAAALYLTNNPSASPATVRNWLYTNATTNRLSGIGSGSPNRLLYTR
- a CDS encoding ABC transporter permease, with product MNFSDILRTAIHALRGNWMRSTLTSLGVIIGIAAVIVMVSVGQGTQAELDKLVSGLGSQRLDISPGSRRGPGGARGASSSFFTLTEGDVDAIREEIPEVQYVSGSLRGNTQAVYAENNWAASWQGVQPDFFAINGWTLADGDGFQPQDYTGAGKVAILGETVRRQLFGDASGVGETIRLGRVPFTVAGTLAPKGQGGFGQDQDDVIMVPMATGRRSLLGAMGLPPRAVMQIALTVNDADDLGYVQSELEALLRQRHRIGPGDEDDFTVRNMAEIVATRTATTRLMSLLLGAVATISLVVGGIGIMNIMLVSVTERIREIGLRMAVGAGPSDVRRQFLAEAMLISLIGGAIGIALGVVGALLVSRMGSLPVALNANVIGMAAGFSVATGLFFGYYPARKASQLDPIEALRQ
- a CDS encoding ABC transporter ATP-binding protein; amino-acid sequence: MNAAVPVIETRGLGKVYSPGTEAEVIALAGVDLRIMHGDFVAIMGPSGSGKSTLMNLIGCLDTPSGGQYLCDGIDVATLDAEALAELRRDKIGFVFQGFHLLPRMTALENVAMPLGYARVPPAERVERAQAALESVGLGARSGHRPNELSGGQQQRVAIARALINEPPVLLADEPTGALDSKTGEEILALFKRLRDDGHTVVLITHDAEVAAHADRTFVMRDGELHEEGQ
- a CDS encoding efflux RND transporter periplasmic adaptor subunit → MSPAKPSSRATPSRGRSPRFLKPAIAVLALALVAGGVWWWQGSRPSTVEGQWRTVPVERGDIRVAISATGTLSATSTVIVGSQISGQVTDVLVDFNDTVEAGQVIARIDPSTYQAQIDQGNAQVSSARASLAQAEAALRNAELDYRRKSDLGDTQLVARADVDLSRAALDQARAQRDAARAQIAQQTASTRTSQVNLERTVIRSPVDGVVLVRNIEPGQTVAASLQAPELFTIAEDLSKMQIELEVDEADIGQVEVGQGVSFSVDAFPDRQFRGEVAQVRLSATNTNNVITYPVVVSVDNSDRTLLPGLTVNAEIEVSRRDGVLKVSNAALRYKPSDAQLAASQGSGPRGGGGSGVADDLARAAQELELTAQQQSAFDEALAAIRERMAARQAAAPAQGAGGMFGGPGMRVVTSGGGDMAAQIRQRMMQRYQQDFASFRATLDDNQRARWDRALNAIVGARRAPLYRLVDGQPRAVMVRVGASDGSATEIAGDLAEGDLVITGERAAP
- a CDS encoding HAMP domain-containing sensor histidine kinase — protein: MPQGIPRKVRVAFMIQAALGSLVIVLGVTIAFSTVLRVLVDARLRAQADEYWSLIERDPANPVLPETDLVHGYFLRRGAADRLPPTLRRLSAGHHYLASEGRDVLVEGRDVGVLVLSMDLTYARRTLWMMGALLMLGGIAAIHLFSWFTYRTTRRLVAPVSWLAEEVSRWDPDAADPGSLIPERIPGEVGREVDQLSNALTTLSARVQAFVQRERDFTRDASHELRTPLTVIRVASDMLLADDAIPQRSHRSLQRIHRATRDMEAVIDAFLILAREDDIAVQGEDFDVHDVVMEEVEKVQPLLQGKPVELRVTGHTRPRLDAPPRVLGVMLGNLLSNACIFTEEGSIEVEVLDDRVLVRDTGIGMSPEVLQRVYDPFYRADPFRSGKGMGLSIVRRLGERFGWPVSLESQPGEGTTATIRYG